One stretch of Miscanthus floridulus cultivar M001 chromosome 18, ASM1932011v1, whole genome shotgun sequence DNA includes these proteins:
- the LOC136521470 gene encoding deSI-like protein At4g17486 isoform X2, producing MGSSAGSTPTVRAARQQQRGAGAGEAPSSSSPVFLNVYDVTPANGYARWLGLGVYHSGVQVHGVEYAYGAHDGASSGIFEVVPRRCPGYTFRESVLVGTTELGRAEVRALMSDLAAEFPGDAYNLVSRNCNHFCDAACRRLIAGRARIPRWVNRLAKIGVVFTCVIPGNGRAVVRGRRGAESCPSSAAAASRKGGGVRSRSSRQEASPAPPRPRTTFFRSLSVGRRKNVTMPRPLSASPPPPLADASTSTSSGSTTKKMT from the exons ATGGGCTCCTCGGCGGGGTCCACCCCGACGGTGCGGGCAGCGCGGCAGCAGCagcgcggcgcgggcgcgggcgaggcaccgtcgtcgtcgagccccgtcTTCCTCAACGTGTACGACGTCACCCCCGCCAACGGCTACGCCCGGTGGCTGGGCCTCGGCGTCTACCACTCCGGCGTGCAAG TTCACGGCGTGGAGTACGCGTACGGGGCGCACGACGGCGCGAGCAGCGGGATCTTCGAGGTGGTGCCGCGTCGGTGCCCGGGTTACACGTTCCGGGAGTCGGTGCTGGTGGGCACGACGGAGCTGGGCCGCGCCGAGGTGCGCGCGCTCATGTCCGACCTCGCCGCCGAGTTCCCCGGGGACGCCTACAACCTGGTGTCCCGCAACTGCAACCACTTCTGTGACGCCGCGTGCCGCCGCCTCATCGCCGGCCGCGCGCGCATCCCGCGCTGGGTCAACCGCCTCGCCAAGATCGGGGTCGTCTTCACCTGTGTCATCCCGGGCAACGGCCGCGCCGTCGTGCGCGGCCGCAGAGGCGCCGAGTCGTGCccatcctccgccgccgccgcctccaggaAGGGCGGCGGCGTCCGGAGCCGGTCCTCGCGCCAGGAGgcctcgcccgcgccgccgcgcccgaGGACGACGTTCTTCCGGTCCCTCTCCGTGGGCCGGCGCAAGAACGTGACCATGCCCCGGCCGCTGtccgcctccccaccgccgccgctggcAGACGCCTCGACGTCAACGTCGTCGGGGTCCACCAC
- the LOC136521470 gene encoding deSI-like protein At4g17486 isoform X3, with amino-acid sequence MGSSAGSTPTVRAARQQQRGAGAGEAPSSSSPVFLNVYDVTPANGYARWLGLGVYHSGVQVHGVEYAYGAHDGASSGIFEVVPRRCPGYTFRESVLVGTTELGRAEVRALMSDLAAEFPGDAYNLVSRNCNHFCDAACRRLIAGRARIPRWVNRLAKIGVVFTCVIPGNGRAVVRGRRGAESCPSSAAAASRKGGGVRSRSSRQEASPAPPRPRTTFFRSLSVGRRKNVTMPRPLSASPPPPLADASTSTSSGSTT; translated from the exons ATGGGCTCCTCGGCGGGGTCCACCCCGACGGTGCGGGCAGCGCGGCAGCAGCagcgcggcgcgggcgcgggcgaggcaccgtcgtcgtcgagccccgtcTTCCTCAACGTGTACGACGTCACCCCCGCCAACGGCTACGCCCGGTGGCTGGGCCTCGGCGTCTACCACTCCGGCGTGCAAG TTCACGGCGTGGAGTACGCGTACGGGGCGCACGACGGCGCGAGCAGCGGGATCTTCGAGGTGGTGCCGCGTCGGTGCCCGGGTTACACGTTCCGGGAGTCGGTGCTGGTGGGCACGACGGAGCTGGGCCGCGCCGAGGTGCGCGCGCTCATGTCCGACCTCGCCGCCGAGTTCCCCGGGGACGCCTACAACCTGGTGTCCCGCAACTGCAACCACTTCTGTGACGCCGCGTGCCGCCGCCTCATCGCCGGCCGCGCGCGCATCCCGCGCTGGGTCAACCGCCTCGCCAAGATCGGGGTCGTCTTCACCTGTGTCATCCCGGGCAACGGCCGCGCCGTCGTGCGCGGCCGCAGAGGCGCCGAGTCGTGCccatcctccgccgccgccgcctccaggaAGGGCGGCGGCGTCCGGAGCCGGTCCTCGCGCCAGGAGgcctcgcccgcgccgccgcgcccgaGGACGACGTTCTTCCGGTCCCTCTCCGTGGGCCGGCGCAAGAACGTGACCATGCCCCGGCCGCTGtccgcctccccaccgccgccgctggcAGACGCCTCGACGTCAACGTCGTCGGGGTCCACCAC